One part of the Solanum dulcamara chromosome 3, daSolDulc1.2, whole genome shotgun sequence genome encodes these proteins:
- the LOC129881870 gene encoding protein PROTON GRADIENT REGULATION 5, chloroplastic, translating into MAITTSIAATSFSSCISGEDYGMFIRKVQPLMSVGTGKAVRSRPMMKNVNEGKGIFAPLVVVTRNIVGKKRFNQLRGKAIALHSQVITEFCKSIGADQKQRQGLIRLAKKNGERLGFLA; encoded by the exons atggcaattACAACTTCAATTGCAGcaacttctttttcttcatGTATTAGTGGTGAAGATTATGGTATGTTTATTAGAAAAGTGCAACCATTAATGAGTGTTGGAACTGGAAAGGCAGTGAGATCAAGGCCAATGATGAAGAatgttaatgaagggaaaggGATATTTGCACCACTTGTTGTTGTCACTAGGAATATTGTTGGCAAGAAAAGATTCAATCAACTTAGGGGCAAAGCTATTGCTTTACACTCTCAG gtaATCACAGAGTTTTGCAAATCAATAGGAGCAGATCAGAAGCAAAGGCAAGGATTGATTCGATTGGCAAAGAAGAATGGTGAAAGACTTGGATTTCTTGCTTGA